The genomic region CAGAAGCCTCAGGTACTTCCCCCACCACAACCGTATTTTCTCCTTGCCCTATTCCTTCTTTAATCAATTGTTGAACTAATTCTTTTCCTTCAATTTTCCTCGTAATAACCGGTATATTTTCTAATACATGTTCCGGACACAAGGTAGGGTAAATCCCTCCAATACGAATAACTGCTTGAGGGAAAATCTGACTAACAATTTCAGCTATATCTCTAGTACTTTCCCACCAGTAAGTCATAATGGAAGTAATCCAAACTTCATCCAAATTGTTGTTCTTGCTATAATCTGTTAATATTTTCCCAACCTCGGTAGGGGTAATTCCAAAGCACCATTTCTTCCTGAAATTATTTTTGTAGTTATTGGTGATTAATTTTTTCTTAACTTTTCTTCTACTATCTGTTTCCAAACAATCTAATAATAGGACATTGCATTCTAGTTGTTCTTTTAACATAGTAGCCAGTTTTAATAGACCATGGGGTTGACTCCAATAGGCCCAATATTGAACATCATAAATAGGTGGGTTAATTAATAGAACATTCTTTTTACTCATTGGCATTAACTCCCACTTCACTTAAAAATCTTTAAAAGATCTCTTATTGCATTTTTTATAGTTGATGGTATTTTCCCATCCCCGAAGAAATCAAATGTCTGGCTCTTAAAAGGATAGTTTAACATAGCAAAAAGTCTTGTAATCTCATCATAATGTTTGTATTTTAGTGGAGATAACTCACTCATTGGAAAGACATGGGGACTTAGCCTATCAACATTCAAACTGTTAGATAGTTCTTTAAAGTCTTGTGTCCACGGGGATGGAGTATAAAACACAGGAATTGCAAATCCTAATGTATGGGAAATTAATAAACCTTTCTTTAAAACTTCTCTTAAATTCTCACCGGGTGTACCAATGTAAAAATACCCACCAATTTGTAAGTCCCTTAACTTGAATCCGGCCTGTTTCAGGGACGCTGCTGCATAGTGATAATGCCTGCTTCTTTCATCCTCAATAACTGCTTTAGAAGGCATAAAATAAATTTTTTCAGCCCCTGCTTTTTTTAATAATTGAGCCAATTCTTCATCCATATCTTCAGGATATAAGCCATTAAGAATGTGTATTTTTATTTTTAAATTATTTTCAACGATCTCATTAAGCAATAACTTAAATGTATAACCGCCATCATCTGCGGCAATTTTATCGTCATAACATGTAAAGTTTGTTATTCCATTTTTATTCCACAAGACAATATCATTTAAAATTTCAGAAACTGATCTAAATTGATTTCGGCCTCCAGGTAAAAAAAACTCTCCTCCATACTCATCAGTTGATGGACCACAGCGTATCTGAAATACAGCAAAATCGGGACGTTGTAGTAATGTATAATCCGGCCTAGTCAAACAAACCTGTGGAATGTTTCCAGTAATAAGTATAGTGGTATCACTAAGACTTCCTCTATAAAAAGAATTGTGGAAATCTATTCCTGTTACTATAGAATTTGCCTTAAATTTCTCCATAGCATGATCAGGAAAAAGGGTCGGATACAATCCACCTATCTTAATTTTTGCTTCCGGAAAGACTTTGAGAGCAATATCCCTGGCCTCGACCATACCTGGCCACCAGTATGTAGTGAGTGTTGAAAACCATATTTCTTTTGGTACCCAACCGGAATGCTTATATTCCAGCAATGTTTTATAAAAATCCGTTTTTGTTAATCCAAATCTATACTTTCGAAGTACAAAACCATCAACCGTTATTTTATTAACTAATTCTTTTCGAACCTTCCCGCCAGGTGGTACTGACATAAAGTCAATTAGTCTTGTCTCCACCCCAATGTTTCGCAAGTATGTACCTAATTTTAGCAATGACAACGGTTGATGCCATTTCTCCCATGTGTATCTATAGTCATAGACGGGAGGATTTACTAATAAAATTTTTACCCCCATCAATCATCACCTTTTTTAATCTTACATTATACTATCATAAAAAATCCCTCAGATCTATAGGGGGACATTAATTTCTCTTTTTAACACTTACTATCCGTGATTCTAAGATTACAAACTGTCATAAAAATAGCTTACAAGGCTAATTTGTAAAATTATTTCAATTTCGGCCAGTGTTTCAGGATATTGATAGCCAAATTCCCGATGGCATTCAACGCACTTCTGGTAATCCTTTGTTTGAGATTCTAATGTTAACATTTGACTTTCCTCTTCTCTTTCTTTACTTTCCAGCTTCTTATACAGGTATTAAATGCCTTACACCCGGTACTGCTATAACCCTTTTGGGGATCGCCTGGCACATAAGGACTGCAAACCGGAATTTTCCCGTCACAAAGACTACTATTATTGCTTTTCTTGCAAGGCGTATAATCCGAGGCCCATCTGAGTCTGTTTCCAAACTTGTCCTGCGTAAAAACGACAACTTGCCCATCGTGAGTATTTTTTAGCTTAAAACGTGAGGTAGCAGGAAACAACTCCCTTTCTTCTGCGTCCAGTTTGCTCATACTGTTAATTACGGTCTTTTCTACATCAACCGAACTGTCTACTACTTCTTCAAAGATTCCCCCATTGTCTGTACTTTCATCGTCACTGGGCCACATGCCATACGCCGGGTTTTTAATAGCCATATTTTCGCCTCCGTTATATAATAAGAAGTTTGTTGCCCGGGGAAAGTAACCCGGCAGCAAGTAATTCAACAGTCTTTTGATTAGCCATAGTCTGTGGTTCATCATATGCTTCATATGCTTCTTCAGTTGGTTTAACTTCTTTTTGTCCTTTGGGGGCCGTTTTCCCAGTTCCGGATGTGTCCATGTGCTTATGAGTTGCTATTAGTGAGATTGAGCCATTCCAGCCACATGTGCTCCAGGCTATCCTGTGTGCTTCGATAACTATTGAGTGATTATACTTATCCACCTCTAGAAATTCTCTAATTTCTGCCCCGGTCACTTTGATTCTAAAAACATCAAAGATATATTTTCTTACACCCCTTGTTCCCTCTTTCATAAAAACCTTCGCTATTTTGGGTTTATATGGGTGCAAGAAGTCAAAAATGTTAAGCTTTTCAATATCCTTTAAACACAGCATACAATCCACCCCCTCCCAAATTCTCTTGTTTTGTTTAAAAGAATTTAGGACGGTGCGGACTACGGGGTGCCGCTTACCGGCTCGGGCCTTCTTCCCGGCCCCGTACGCATGCCGTTAGATTGTCAAAGAGCAATCGTGCTGTAAATGCTGTAAATCAAGTCTTTCTATAACAGCACGCCTCCGGGCAGCTTGTCCTCCTGCCCCAAAGCCTACCGTCATAGCAACTAGCTAACAAATAAACTTGTTTACCAACTTCCCAAGCTCATCAAACGATTTCTCCAGCCTGTCCTGCTGAGCTGCAGGCAGGCCTGCTTCTATTGTTTTGTTCTTTTATGCCGTATGACTGAACGGCTACTTTACAGAGCCTTATTACATCCCGGTTGCAAAGGTAGTTCCGTCCTCAACCTTTTAATATTTTAATATTTGACCATCCAGCTGCTTTATTGAGGCCCGGCAGTCAAGGCAAACTTCGCTATCTCGATACGCCTTCTCATAAACCCCAGGGTCTAACCACAGCCCCTTGCCGCATTTGGAACACCGCCAGGCTATACGTCCCTTCTTCCACTCGTTCACAAAAGGGCTTCCTTCCGGCAGATTGTCCCGCCGGTAGCTTTCCGGCTGCCGCAGGTGGCAGATTTTGTGAACCGTACGGCCGCCTTCAATAAAAATATATAATTGGTCTGCCCACACCGGTTCAAAGCACAAGTGACAGATTCCCAGGGTATCAGGAATAGGGGTTGCTTTCCTCAACGTGAATTACACCTCCAGAAATTCTTCTTTATTAACTAACTGATCTTCATTCTCTGCCAACTCGTCAATTATTGCCCATCCAGCAGCGTGATAATCCTTTAATACCTGTTCAATTTCTTCTGGTGTCATTTGAGGTGGATTAACTATGTGGATAATGGTTTTTCCCAATTTAAGGGTCTTATCATACTTCACAGATTCATCCCCCCAGTTTAATCTATGCGGGGGTTTTACTGGGACTACCCTTGTTTTTTGTTTCAATCCACTTGCCGGAAGGGATGTAACGCTTATTAATGTGTTTTGCATAAAATCACCTGTCCTCAAAAGACCTCAAAATAAACACGACAGATATTTACAGGGTTTTTGGCACGGCTATGGTAAGATATGGTTAACATTGTTATTCGTTAGATGCTTTGGGTATATCATCGTCCTCCCCTAATAGTTTAGAAACCGAAATCCCGAGTGCTTTAGCTAATTTTTTAACGATAAAGACAGAGGGTTGTTTTTTCCCCTGTTCAAGTTCACAAATATAAGCTTGACTAACACCGCTTTTTTCTGCGAGTTTTGCTTGAGTTAGTCCCTGATCCTCTCTATACTTTTGCAATTTCATGCTATCACCTCCGCTACAATTAGTTTATCGCATAAGCGATAGTATTGTCAATCGCATAAGCGATAATTAAGTTAAAAAATTAAGTGTTATAATTGCTATAGCGATAATTACTTTTTTGGAGTGTTATTATGGATATTGCATCAAGAATTATAGAACTTAGAAAAAATATTGGGTTTAACACAAATCAACTTGCTAAATTAGCAAATATAAGTTATTCAACGTTATATGAAGTAGAAACAGGTAAGAAACAACCGTCTGTATATACCCTCGAAAAAATCTGCACTGCCCTGGGCATAACTCTCTCCGAATTTTTCTCTGATACCCAAGAGCAGGAACCACTGCCCCCGGAAGTGCGGCAGATCTGTGAGAAAGTCAAGCAACTACCTCCAGACAAGTTAAAAGTATTAAATGCTGTCCTTGATACTTGGAAAGGAGAGTAAGCATGGAAGAATTATTAAAACAAATTCTTCAAACACAAAATCAAATGATTAAAACACAAAACCAAATGATTGAAACACAAAACCAAATCCTTAAAACTCTCCAACAACACGGTGAAAGACTTGATTCCCTCGAAAAAGGTCAACTCCGCTTAGAAACCCGCATCGAAACCGAAATTACCGATAGAATCCGTGGTCTTTATGACTTCCGAGAGGTTGTTAATGATAACTTTGCCAAAGCTAACGCCACACTGGAAGCCATAACCGGCCGTATTGATGAATTAAAAGAAGAACTAATACTCAACCGCAGGGAGACTACCGAAAAACTTGACTCCCTTGACAGCAGCGTTATGTACTTAGCAACCAAGCTCACCCAGCACGACATGCAACTGTTTGACTTAAAACGGCGGGCTAAATAGTTGGTATTGGAAAATGACACCTCGGGCTAAAGCCCGATCTTTTTGATTATAATATTGACAGATATTTACATGGTTTTTGTTACTGCCATGATAAGATATAGTTAAGATTGCTAATTGATTTTAGTTGTTCTGTTCGAGCCTACAATCTTCAATTTTTATCTGGTGCATGCTTGTTCAGGACACTCATCGTGTCTTTTGGGTTTAAAAAAAATTTCTTCTACAGTGGTTTCTAGTATTTCTGCAATTTTTTGAGCGAGTTCAAGGCTAGGATTTCTTTTACCTTGTTCGATCTTTACATAGAAACTTAAAGAAATATTTAATTTATCTGCCATAACTTTTTGAGTAAACCTTTTCGCTTTTCTTTTATTAATTAAAGACTTTCTCATCCTGTACCTCCTGCGACACTTGTCGTGTCCTTGTTGTGATTATTATATGACACCTGCTGTGTCACGTCAAGTATATTGAAGAAAAAATTTTACTAAGTGTGACTTTATGTTTTTATGTGACACATTATGTGTTATATTGACTTAAGAGGTGCTAAATATGACTTTTGCTGACCGTCTAAAGCATTTAAGAGAAAAACATAAACCTAAGATATACCAGAAAGAGTTAGCTGATGCCATTGGTGTTTCTCGACAAGCTATCACCATGTGGGAAACAGGACAGCGGATACCCGACACAGTAACTCTTAAAAAACTTGCCGATTTCTTCGGAGTTTCAACAGACTACCTTCTTGGCCGCACCGATATTCCCAACAATGTTAACGACGAACCCACTCCACAGGAGCTTGAAAAAGTTCTCCGAGAGGCCAATATAGCTTTCGATGGAGCCCCACTGGATGAAGAAGATAAGGAAGATGTAATAGAGTTTGTTAAAGTTGCCCTCCGGGCACTCAAGAAAAGAAAACGGGAAAAAGCACAAGAAAAAGCTACTGATCATCAGTAGCTTTTTGACATTTTAAGGTATTTCGACATAATTCGGGGTGATTCGATGCACTGGATTAAGAGGGAGGTCAGAAACCTGCAAGAGCAGTATCATACCTCCGATCCTTTTGAGCTTGCTGATTATCTTGAATACATCCTCGTCCCATTCCCATTTAGAAAAATTAGAGGTATGTTGCTGGTGTTTGAAGGAACAACCTTTATCGGGTACAATAACACACTGCCATACCGGGAACAAAAACTTGTGATCTACCATGAAATAGCCCACCGACGTCTGCATCCGTCCCTTAACTATTTTATGGTTTTAGAGAATTTACGGTCTATTTGTATAAGTAAGTATGAACGTCAAGTAGACAGGTTTATGGCAGAGCTTTTGTTATGTGAACAAAAGCCCGAGCCCGGTGAATCAATATATGAATTTGCCAGGCGCTATGACGTTCCTGTAAAACTTGTTGAGACTCTAGTGCCATACTGGCTCACAAAAAACAGACATTATAGGTGATGAAATTGGGCAAATATTATCCTTTAGTCGCCGTATGTATTTGTCAACTCAAAATTCCCCCATGTGGCTATTAAAAATTCCCCCACTTAACAACAAGAGTTATGCTTTCATTGAATTATCCACAGTTTTTTACGTTATCTCATTAATCGTGACAATGCAAAGCATGATCGTGTCAATTTGAATACAGTATACACGAGGGGTTCTGCCTAATAAATTAGGCCAATTGCTGCTTCTGCAACCACTCCTTTGTTTCTTTCATTCGATAGGAATTCCCATTCATATTAATTATGTATGATTGATGTGTTAAACGGTCAATCATAGCTGCAGTCATAACCGGATCCTGGAATATTTCCCCCCATCGCTCAAAAGAAAGGTTTGTAGTGATAATAGTGGATTTTCTCCCGGCCCGAAGTGACAGGTGGGTAAACAACAGCTCAGAACCTTCTTTGTCGAAGGAGATGTAGCCCATCTCGTCCGCGATAACCAGGTCATATTTCTCGAATCTGTTTTGGAAGGTGCGTAATGTCTGTTCTGCTCTGCATTCCTTGATCCGGCTAATTAGTAGGGGAACTGTTGTAAACCATACTTTGTAGCCCTCCAGGCAGGCTTTGATGCCAAGTCCTATGGCAACATGGGTTTTACCGGTGCCGGGACTACCTGCTAATATTACGTTCCGCCCTTCCCTAAGGAAATCCAACGTCTTAAGTATCTTCAGTTTCTTCTGTGCGTCCTCCGGTAGATCCTTAATTGATAAGTCCTCCAAATATTTCTTATGGGTAAATTGGGCCAGGCGAATACGGTTGTACCGTGAGGCCTCCCGCCTTGCATCACACTCCTTTTGCAGCAGTTGTGCCAGAAATTCTTCATAACAGGCATCACGCTGACAGGCTTCTTGAACATATTCCTCAAGGTATTTGCGAATAGCAGGTAGTTTTAATTCTTTGCTGTATTCTATTATGGCTTCTTTCCACTCTTTACGGGTCGCAGCACTCACGCAATGGCCTCCTTGGGTGCTAAGTTTTGGGTATTAAACAATTTATCGTACATTTTTAAATGTTGTATAGCTTGGTCAGTTATATCCTGTGCGACCTGTGAAATGATTGCAATCTCCGGGGTATTTTCCCGGCGTTTAGCGCACAATGCTTTAATTTTATCCGTAGTTACATGGCTTGGGTGGATCTTACACAGTTCAGTTATACTTTTCTCTACATCCGAAAGTGATGTCCCGTCCTTTATATATTGCATTAGCTCTATAAATTCTTTCTCTTTCTTGGTATAATAGGTTTCAAAGATTTGTTTAATTTTTTGGTCTGCCTGCTGCAAAGCCATACTACCGGCTAATGCACCAGGTTTTTTCTTTAATGTCTCCAGGTAGTGACTAAGTTCCAATCGCCACTCATGGCAGCCGGTAAGCCTGGCATGTTCAGCAATTTTTGCATCTTTGTAGAAGCAGCAGATTCGGCTGGAGTAGATTTTAACCATGACAAGTTCACCAACTAAATGATCAGGAACTGAGTAATGGTTTTGGTCTACCACAATGGTGGCATACTTGTCCACACGGGCATTTACTACACGGGCTGAATCAAACATTGGGGGTAAGGTTAACAGGTTGGCACGTTCCTGCTCTAAACAAGCCAGTGCTGACTGTCCATCACGGGTATCTTGGGGCTTAGCATTTAGTTTATTACATATCTTTAACAGGTAATTATTGGCCTCGTCCAAGCTCTCGAATGTATCCTTGAATGCAAAGGCTTTACGGCGGATCACATCTACGCTACGCTCAACATGACCTTTTTCATTACCCCTACGGACATTGCAAAACCGGTAACGAAAGCCATAGTAGATGGATAATTGTAACAATCCTTCAGTGGGCTCTTTTTCTGTGCCAACAAATCGTTTAACAGCCACCTTCATGTTGTCATACACTAGGGTCTGGTATACCCCACCTACTTCTTGAAAGAACCGGGCATGTGCCTCCTGAAAACATTCAGTTTTCTGTTTAGTAAACAAATATGCATATCGGTAATTACCATAGGCAGATGTAAATGCAGCCATTTGAAGTATCTGGAGCTTTCCGCCAATTGTCAGTTTTACTTCTCCCCAGTCGAACTCGCAGACATCACCCGGTATGTAAGACTCTTTAATAAAGGCTTCTTTGGCTTTCTGTTCCAGCGATCGTACAATTCGTTTAACGCTGCTATAGCTGATGTCTATATTGTCTTCCACTAGGGCTTCATAAATATCAATTATTTTTTTAACTTGTTTATGTTGGCCATTCCTCCGTTTCTGTTCATTTTCATCCAAATGTTTTTTTATTAGGCTTTGAATATCTTCAGTAACTTTCCGCTTGGGCCTGTTTCCTACGGTATACTTGGGGGGTTCTACAATTTCCTGAATTAGTTCCCCGGGATCTACTAGGCCAGAGGATTGTTCCAACTCCTTTCGCTTTTCTTCGTATTTATTGATGTATCTGCGGACCGTTTTTCGATCCACACCCAACAATCTGGCAATTTCCCGCTGGGACTTTCCCTCCCGGTAATACATGATGAGTATATTTTGTTTTTGAATCAACTTGATCATCTCTCCCGGCTCCTCACATAGCTGTAATTTTGCTCTATGAGGATTATCGGCTAAGGTGGGGGTTTTTTCAATAACCTTTGTGGTGTACTTTTAAATTACCATAAACAGCCGTAAAAACTCTAGGCGGTAGCTGCCTGGATGAACCGAGAAGCCTCACGTTTCAACGTGGTGTTGTTACTTAATTGGATGTCCTAC from Desulfotomaculum nigrificans DSM 574 harbors:
- a CDS encoding helix-turn-helix domain-containing protein → MKLQKYREDQGLTQAKLAEKSGVSQAYICELEQGKKQPSVFIVKKLAKALGISVSKLLGEDDDIPKASNE
- a CDS encoding helix-turn-helix domain-containing protein, coding for MDIASRIIELRKNIGFNTNQLAKLANISYSTLYEVETGKKQPSVYTLEKICTALGITLSEFFSDTQEQEPLPPEVRQICEKVKQLPPDKLKVLNAVLDTWKGE
- a CDS encoding helix-turn-helix transcriptional regulator → MRKSLINKRKAKRFTQKVMADKLNISLSFYVKIEQGKRNPSLELAQKIAEILETTVEEIFFKPKRHDECPEQACTR
- a CDS encoding helix-turn-helix domain-containing protein; its protein translation is MTFADRLKHLREKHKPKIYQKELADAIGVSRQAITMWETGQRIPDTVTLKKLADFFGVSTDYLLGRTDIPNNVNDEPTPQELEKVLREANIAFDGAPLDEEDKEDVIEFVKVALRALKKRKREKAQEKATDHQ
- a CDS encoding ImmA/IrrE family metallo-endopeptidase, encoding MHWIKREVRNLQEQYHTSDPFELADYLEYILVPFPFRKIRGMLLVFEGTTFIGYNNTLPYREQKLVIYHEIAHRRLHPSLNYFMVLENLRSICISKYERQVDRFMAELLLCEQKPEPGESIYEFARRYDVPVKLVETLVPYWLTKNRHYR
- the istB gene encoding IS21-like element helper ATPase IstB; this encodes MSAATRKEWKEAIIEYSKELKLPAIRKYLEEYVQEACQRDACYEEFLAQLLQKECDARREASRYNRIRLAQFTHKKYLEDLSIKDLPEDAQKKLKILKTLDFLREGRNVILAGSPGTGKTHVAIGLGIKACLEGYKVWFTTVPLLISRIKECRAEQTLRTFQNRFEKYDLVIADEMGYISFDKEGSELLFTHLSLRAGRKSTIITTNLSFERWGEIFQDPVMTAAMIDRLTHQSYIINMNGNSYRMKETKEWLQKQQLA
- the istA gene encoding IS21 family transposase, producing the protein MIKLIQKQNILIMYYREGKSQREIARLLGVDRKTVRRYINKYEEKRKELEQSSGLVDPGELIQEIVEPPKYTVGNRPKRKVTEDIQSLIKKHLDENEQKRRNGQHKQVKKIIDIYEALVEDNIDISYSSVKRIVRSLEQKAKEAFIKESYIPGDVCEFDWGEVKLTIGGKLQILQMAAFTSAYGNYRYAYLFTKQKTECFQEAHARFFQEVGGVYQTLVYDNMKVAVKRFVGTEKEPTEGLLQLSIYYGFRYRFCNVRRGNEKGHVERSVDVIRRKAFAFKDTFESLDEANNYLLKICNKLNAKPQDTRDGQSALACLEQERANLLTLPPMFDSARVVNARVDKYATIVVDQNHYSVPDHLVGELVMVKIYSSRICCFYKDAKIAEHARLTGCHEWRLELSHYLETLKKKPGALAGSMALQQADQKIKQIFETYYTKKEKEFIELMQYIKDGTSLSDVEKSITELCKIHPSHVTTDKIKALCAKRRENTPEIAIISQVAQDITDQAIQHLKMYDKLFNTQNLAPKEAIA